A window of Magnolia sinica isolate HGM2019 chromosome 13, MsV1, whole genome shotgun sequence genomic DNA:
TTTGCGCAACTTGTAATCATGACACTTGGAGGATTCATTCTAGCACGAAGTATGGTGTACTAGACCAGACCGTTAATTTTCAGTTGAATTCCAAGCTTTCATTTTCGGATTAAGAGTTCAGAAGGTGTTAGGACTTTTGAGGGATTTATCGACTAACCAAACCTATGTTTTGGCTGCAGGTGATGTGAAGAAATGGTGGAAATGGGGATACTGGAGCTCACCCCTGATGTACGCACAGAATGCAATTGCGGTGAATGAATTCTTCGGGAATAAATGGAAACATGTAAGGATTTTGTCGATCAAACTAGAAAAAAATCGCCACTAAGTCAGAAACTAAACTTTacctttgattttggttttgtgAAACAGATTCCTACAGGTTCGACGAAATCATTAGGAATCCAAATATTGGAAGGGCGAGGAGTTTTCACCAAGTCAAACTGGTTTTGGATTGGTTGTGGCGCATTGCTCGGATATGTGGTCCTATTCAATGGTCTCTTCACTTGGGCTCTTGGATATCTCAACCGTAAGCATCGTCATCTCTCAATATTCGGAAATCTTTAGCTTTGATCATTTAGTTCTAACTGTCTGATTAAATTCCTGCAGCACTCGGAAACTCTCAAGCAGTTTTGTCTGAAGAGGCCTTGAAGGAGAAGCATGCCAACAGAACTGGAGAAACCGATGGTCTAGCAATATCAGCTGCTTCATCAGATACCACTGATGGTCCTAACAAGAGCAAGAAGAAGGGCATGGTTCTTCCATTCGCACCTCTTTCAATCACTTTTGATAATGTCATATACGCCGTGGACATGCCGCAGGTAACATCAACTTCCAAATGATTGATAAATTAATTTGATCAAGATTTTTGCTTGGCCCAACAAAGTATACATGTGGAGCTACTATTTAgcagttaaaaaattaaaaaataaaataaaataaaataaattcaaatgtTGGGTCTATCATGGATGGAATATGACCCCAAAAAAAGGCTTTCCCATTAGACGATCCTAATGACCCAATTGTGCCCCGATGAATGTGGACCTTTGGCTGCAATTTCCCATGTCCATGGCAATGATCGGAgtgctaggatcatctgattggggAGGTATTAGGAATGAGCCATCGTAGTATGGGGACAACAGGGGAACTGATACAAGAGGTATTGATGATGTTGAGTCATGAAACTGAGAATTGATTGCCTACTATACCACAGGAAATGAAAGCTCAAGGTCTAGATGATCGATTAGTACTCCTCAAGGGTGTAAGTGGGGCTTTCAGGCCTGGAGTTCTTACAGCACTGATGGGTGTCAGCGGTGCTGGTAAAACCACCCTGATGGACGTGTTAGCCGGAAGGAAAACTGGAGGATACATAGAAGGAGACATCAAAATATCTGGCTATCCCAAGAAGCAAGAGACGTTCGCTCGCATATCTGGATACTGTGAACAGAATGATATCCACTCTCCTCATGTCACTGTCTACGAGTCTCTCCTCTACTCTGCATGGCTCCGTTTACCCGGCGATGTTGACTTGAATGCAAGAAAGGTAGGTGGACTAAAACAGAATCCACTGTTCCGTACATGCTTTGGTCCCTTTGGGCATCAACTGACTGCTAAAACTGATGAAATGCAGATGTTTATTGAGGAGGTGATGGAGCTTGTAGAGCTGAATTCATTGAGGGGTGCACTTGTTGGGTTGCCTGGCGTGAATGGGCTGTCGACCGAGCAGCGGAAGCGGCTTACAATTGCTGTGGAGCTCGTCGCCAATCCATCGATAATATTCATGGACGAGCCTACATCTGGACTGGATGCAAGGGCGGCTGCCATTGTGATGAGAACGGTGAGGAACACCGTCGATACTGGAAGAACTGTGGTGTGCACAATTCACCAGCCCAGTATTGACATATTCGAAGCTTTCGATGAGGTGAGGAAAACCCAATATGAAAGAACTTGTGTTTCATCTGTTTATGGACTAGAGCTTGATGTCTCTCTAATCCAATTGCAGCTATTCCTAATGAAGAGAGGTGGGGAAGAAATATACGTGGGCCCGTTGGGCCATCAGTCCTGCCATTTGGTCAAGTACTTTGAGGTAAGGCCGAATGAACAGGCAGAAGCTGCAAATGATTTCTGTTTTCCGCAATGATGCATACAGTTACTAATTGACTTGGGTTTTATTCAATCAAGGGAATCAATGGCGTTAGCAAGATAAAAGAGGGTTACAATCCTGCTACATGGATGTTGGAGGTGACCTCCATGGCCCAAGAAGGGATCTTGGGGATTAACTTCACTGAGACATACAAGAACTCGGATCTTTTCCGGTGGGTCATCATATACATACTTGGATCTTCTCAGAGCCATTGAAAACTGTTTCTAACTTGATTTATCACTGGTTGTTGCAGTCGGAACAAAGCTCTAATCAATGAACTTAGTGCACCTCCCCCCGGCTCGAAAGATCTCTTCTTCACTACTCAGTACTCACAGTCCTTTGTCACACAATGCATGGCCTGCTTATGGAAACAACACATGTCGTACTGGCGTAACCCACCATACACTGCTGTGCGGATGCTCTTCACAACTTTCATCGCCTTGTTGTTTGGGACAATATTCTGGGATCTTGGCACCAAAACGTATGATTTTTAGTATGATCTATTACTGTCTAAATACAAATTGAATTTGTTTTCTTAACACTAACTAGACCATGTCGATTCAACGGTAAAAAAATTGCAGGACTCGGAGACAGGATCTGTTCAATGCAATGGGTTCTATGTACGCAGCAGTTCTGTTCCTTGGAATCGAGAATGCTGCATCCGTGCAGCCAGTTGTGGCCATTGAACGAACGGTCTTCTACAGAGAGCGGGCTGCGGGAATGTACTCTGCTTTGCCATATGCATTTGCACAGGTAACTGATTTTACTGACCGAAATGCTTTTGCAATGTTTTGGAGTTGTATCTCAATGTATTCTGCtgtttttgtttcttgtttttctttttcaggtTGCTATCGAGGTTCCATACATCTTTCTTCAGACTGTAATATATGGTGCCATTGTCTATGCCATGATCGCATTCGAGTGGACAGTTGCCAAGTTTTTGTGGAATatcttcttcatgttcttcacatTGCTCTACTTCACATTCTACGGGATGATGGCGGTCGGCATGACTCCCAACCATGACATTGCTGCGATAGTTTCGTCTGCATTTTATGCGATATGGAATCTCTTTGCAGGATTCATAATTCCTCGACCCGTAAGTTCTAAAATCCAAATTCTCTCCATACGCTTTCTTTTTATACGTAATCTGAGGAACTAAAGTTTCTTCTTTTGATTACAGAGAATCCCAATATGGTGGAGATGGTATTATTGGGCATGTCCCATTGCATGGACCTTCTATGGATTGGTCGTTTCTCAGTTTGGGGACTTGGAAAATACTATGGACAATGACCAAACCGTAAAGTTCTTCCTAGAGGACTATTTTGGATTCAGACACAGCTTCTTGGGAGCAGTTGCCGGTGCGGTTATTGGGTTTGCTGTGCTATTCGCCTTCGTCTTCGCTTTTTCAATTAAGGTGTTGAACTTCCAGAGAAGATGATTGAATGTTGCTGATCATATTAGGCCCACCTTAGGCATTTGGGCTGCTActatacagtttttttttttcgtgtaTTTCTCTGTTTCGACGGTTGATGATTATTTGATTATGTATTAAGAATTTGTTATAtatgaattttcttttcaatataCTAATTAAACAAGTTCTGTAATTGAGTTAACCAAGCAAATAAGttcgtaattttttattttttattttttcctttttggtgAAAATATCAATACATCATTTAAGAAAATAAAGCAGAGAAATGAATATTGAATCTGATGATTACATTCATACAAATACAATAGAATACGGTTGGATGCAACATATACGCCTACCACAGAACAGTTATGAAACAATTACATCTCATCTCGTAAACATGCATTTGTTTGCTCATGAAAAAAAATGAGGCCGGACCAATACCCTGTTCTAAATCtctgttacacacacacacacacagaggaaatggtaccatgaggtcgagctttgtgggcccaccatgatttatttcgGACATCTACactacatttggtgggtcccttctaggttatgggatatccaaaaatcagctataggaggaactcaagtgggtcataccaatatgaaattgtgcctaaaacatctaaaactacttggtgggcccacctaagtttttgatAGGCTGAAACTGAGTGTAACTCATCCAAGTAAGACACACAACTCTAATCCACATCTCAATAGGCCTTAGAAATTATCATGAAGGTTTTAAAGGTAGATACTTATGCCTTATAAACTATCATGAAGGTTTTAAAGGGTAGATATCTACTCTCAATTGTAGTGTGCGGTGTGGCCCTGTGACCCAAAATGAGATAAAACTACTCTTTGACTTTAACTAGGCTTCAATCAAAAGTATTTGTATGGCTTGGCACTCACTGTACGTCCATACAAATTGAACAGAGTACAACTCAGGGAAAGTTTTGAAAGCGACCAACAGGTTGGATCGGCAATTTGAGGGGTTCGTCAATTCATTTCCATCCAAAATCGTTACAGTCTCAAGAATGCTCAAATATATATTATTCTGATAAAGTCATTCTTGACCATCCTAGGAGGCCCTAAAAAGCCCAAGGGGATAGATTGAGAAGGGACTCCATGCAGCTCAGAAGATTAACCGAACAGATTGACGAACCTACGGCTCGTTCAACTTGATCTCGGTGGGTCGCCTAAAGGTATTTGTAaatcacaaataaattaaaatacatttCCCCAACTCCATTGGTATCGAAAACCCATAAAAAGTtagccaaaggatttggaaatAACAACCTAATTTGATCGGCTAGAGCCCAGAACGGGCTAACGACAGGATAAAGGAGTACCACAGCTCCAGAACACCTCAGAAGGCCTTGAATTTAAAAGGTTTTACTGAAAAAGGGCTTTTCGAAGAAAAAAAGGCCCTTCATG
This region includes:
- the LOC131223298 gene encoding pleiotropic drug resistance protein TUR2-like isoform X1 — its product is MDNTNIYRVASLRRSRNGSGLWRNTSAEVFSRSSRDEDDEEALKWAALEKLPTYDRIRKGILTGVAGEHQEIDIDKLGFQEKKNLLERLIRVAEEDNEKFLLKLRNRMERVGIENPTIEVRFEHLNIKADAYIGNRGIPTLLNFTVNIVEVIQAYLAAHNPFFFLAIVTRTNLLVSLSFLQGFLNNLHILPSRKKPVSILHDVSGIIKPCRMTLLLGPPGSGKTTLLLALAGKLDSDLKVSGKITYNGHGMDEFVPQRSSAYISQHDLHIGEMTVRETLAFSARCQGVGTRYEMLTELSRREKAANIKPDPDVDVYMKASSLEGQEESVVTDYILKILGLDICADTMVGDEMLRGISGGQKKRVTTGEMLVGPAKALFMDEISTGLDSSTTFQIVNSLRQTIHILGGTALIALLQPAPETYDLFDDIILLSDGQIVYQGPREHVIDFFESMGFKCPDRKGVADFLQEVTSRKDQQQYWARSGEPYRYVPVKDFSDAYQTFHVGRRLGAELSAPFDKSKSHPAALTTSKYGISKKELLKANIAREWLLMKRNSFVYIFKMAQLFVIALIAMTVFLRTKMSHDDVTDGNIYMGALFFALVTLLFNGFAELSMTIAKLPVFYKQRDLLFYPPWAYALPSWILKIPVTFAECAVWVGMTYYVIGFDPNVGRMLKQYLVLVLISQMASGLFRVLAALGRDMIVANTFGSFAQLVIMTLGGFILARSDVKKWWKWGYWSSPLMYAQNAIAVNEFFGNKWKHIPTGSTKSLGIQILEGRGVFTKSNWFWIGCGALLGYVVLFNGLFTWALGYLNPLGNSQAVLSEEALKEKHANRTGETDGLAISAASSDTTDGPNKSKKKGMVLPFAPLSITFDNVIYAVDMPQEMKAQGLDDRLVLLKGVSGAFRPGVLTALMGVSGAGKTTLMDVLAGRKTGGYIEGDIKISGYPKKQETFARISGYCEQNDIHSPHVTVYESLLYSAWLRLPGDVDLNARKMFIEEVMELVELNSLRGALVGLPGVNGLSTEQRKRLTIAVELVANPSIIFMDEPTSGLDARAAAIVMRTVRNTVDTGRTVVCTIHQPSIDIFEAFDEVRKTQYERTCVSSVYGLELDVSLIQLQLFLMKRGGEEIYVGPLGHQSCHLVKYFEGINGVSKIKEGYNPATWMLEVTSMAQEGILGINFTETYKNSDLFRRNKALINELSAPPPGSKDLFFTTQYSQSFVTQCMACLWKQHMSYWRNPPYTAVRMLFTTFIALLFGTIFWDLGTKTTRRQDLFNAMGSMYAAVLFLGIENAASVQPVVAIERTVFYRERAAGMYSALPYAFAQVAIEVPYIFLQTVIYGAIVYAMIAFEWTVAKFLWNIFFMFFTLLYFTFYGMMAVGMTPNHDIAAIVSSAFYAIWNLFAGFIIPRPRIPIWWRWYYWACPIAWTFYGLVVSQFGDLENTMDNDQTVKFFLEDYFGFRHSFLGAVAGAVIGFAVLFAFVFAFSIKVLNFQRR
- the LOC131223298 gene encoding pleiotropic drug resistance protein TUR2-like isoform X2, with the translated sequence MDNTNIYRVASLRRSRNGSGLWRNTSAEVFSRSSRDEDDEEALKWAALEKLPTYDRIRKGILTGVAGEHQEIDIDKLGFQEKKNLLERLIRVAEEDNEKFLLKLRNRMERVGIENPTIEVRFEHLNIKADAYIGNRGIPTLLNFTVNIVEVIQAYLAAHNPFFFLAIVTRTNLLVSLSFLQGFLNNLHILPSRKKPVSILHDVSGIIKPCRMTLLLGPPGSGKTTLLLALAGKLDSDLKVSGKITYNGHGMDEFVPQRSSAYISQHDLHIGEMTVRETLAFSARCQGVGTRYEMLTELSRREKAANIKPDPDVDVYMKASSLEGQEESVVTDYILKILGLDICADTMVGDEMLRGISGGQKKRVTTGEMLVGPAKALFMDEISTGLDSSTTFQIVNSLRQTIHILGGTALIALLQPAPETYDLFDDIILLSDGQIVYQGPREHVIDFFESMGFKCPDRKGVADFLQEVTSRKDQQQYWARSGEPYRYVPVKDFSDAYQTFHVGRRLGAELSAPFDKSKSHPAALTTSKYGISKKELLKANIAREWLLMKRNSFVYIFKMAQLFVIALIAMTVFLRTKMSHDDVTDGNIYMGALFFALVTLLFNGFAELSMTIAKLPVFYKQRDLLFYPPWAYALPSWILKIPVTFAECAVWVGMTYYVIGFDPNVGRMLKQYLVLVLISQMASGLFRVLAALGRDMIVANTFGSFAQLVIMTLGGFILARSDVKKWWKWGYWSSPLMYAQNAIAVNEFFGNKWKHIPTGSTKSLGIQILEGRGVFTKSNWFWIGCGALLGYVVLFNGLFTWALGYLNPLGNSQAVLSEEALKEKHANRTGETDGLAISAASSDTTDGPNKSKKKGMVLPFAPLSITFDNVIYAVDMPQEMKAQGLDDRLVLLKGVSGAFRPGVLTALMGVSGAGKTTLMDVLAGRKTGGYIEGDIKISGYPKKQETFARISGYCEQNDIHSPHVTVYESLLYSAWLRLPGDVDLNARKMFIEEVMELVELNSLRGALVGLPGVNGLSTEQRKRLTIAVELVANPSIIFMDEPTSGLDARAAAIVMRTVRNTVDTGRTVVCTIHQPSIDIFEAFDELFLMKRGGEEIYVGPLGHQSCHLVKYFEGINGVSKIKEGYNPATWMLEVTSMAQEGILGINFTETYKNSDLFRRNKALINELSAPPPGSKDLFFTTQYSQSFVTQCMACLWKQHMSYWRNPPYTAVRMLFTTFIALLFGTIFWDLGTKTTRRQDLFNAMGSMYAAVLFLGIENAASVQPVVAIERTVFYRERAAGMYSALPYAFAQVAIEVPYIFLQTVIYGAIVYAMIAFEWTVAKFLWNIFFMFFTLLYFTFYGMMAVGMTPNHDIAAIVSSAFYAIWNLFAGFIIPRPRIPIWWRWYYWACPIAWTFYGLVVSQFGDLENTMDNDQTVKFFLEDYFGFRHSFLGAVAGAVIGFAVLFAFVFAFSIKVLNFQRR
- the LOC131223298 gene encoding pleiotropic drug resistance protein TUR2-like isoform X3, producing MDNTNIYRVASLRRSRNGSGLWRNTSAEVFSRSSRDEDDEEALKWAALEKLPTYDRIRKGILTGVAGEHQEIDIDKLGFQEKKNLLERLIRVAEEDNEKFLLKLRNRMERVGIENPTIEVRFEHLNIKADAYIGNRGIPTLLNFTVNIVEGFLNNLHILPSRKKPVSILHDVSGIIKPCRMTLLLGPPGSGKTTLLLALAGKLDSDLKVSGKITYNGHGMDEFVPQRSSAYISQHDLHIGEMTVRETLAFSARCQGVGTRYEMLTELSRREKAANIKPDPDVDVYMKASSLEGQEESVVTDYILKILGLDICADTMVGDEMLRGISGGQKKRVTTGEMLVGPAKALFMDEISTGLDSSTTFQIVNSLRQTIHILGGTALIALLQPAPETYDLFDDIILLSDGQIVYQGPREHVIDFFESMGFKCPDRKGVADFLQEVTSRKDQQQYWARSGEPYRYVPVKDFSDAYQTFHVGRRLGAELSAPFDKSKSHPAALTTSKYGISKKELLKANIAREWLLMKRNSFVYIFKMAQLFVIALIAMTVFLRTKMSHDDVTDGNIYMGALFFALVTLLFNGFAELSMTIAKLPVFYKQRDLLFYPPWAYALPSWILKIPVTFAECAVWVGMTYYVIGFDPNVGRMLKQYLVLVLISQMASGLFRVLAALGRDMIVANTFGSFAQLVIMTLGGFILARSDVKKWWKWGYWSSPLMYAQNAIAVNEFFGNKWKHIPTGSTKSLGIQILEGRGVFTKSNWFWIGCGALLGYVVLFNGLFTWALGYLNPLGNSQAVLSEEALKEKHANRTGETDGLAISAASSDTTDGPNKSKKKGMVLPFAPLSITFDNVIYAVDMPQEMKAQGLDDRLVLLKGVSGAFRPGVLTALMGVSGAGKTTLMDVLAGRKTGGYIEGDIKISGYPKKQETFARISGYCEQNDIHSPHVTVYESLLYSAWLRLPGDVDLNARKMFIEEVMELVELNSLRGALVGLPGVNGLSTEQRKRLTIAVELVANPSIIFMDEPTSGLDARAAAIVMRTVRNTVDTGRTVVCTIHQPSIDIFEAFDEVRKTQYERTCVSSVYGLELDVSLIQLQLFLMKRGGEEIYVGPLGHQSCHLVKYFEGINGVSKIKEGYNPATWMLEVTSMAQEGILGINFTETYKNSDLFRRNKALINELSAPPPGSKDLFFTTQYSQSFVTQCMACLWKQHMSYWRNPPYTAVRMLFTTFIALLFGTIFWDLGTKTTRRQDLFNAMGSMYAAVLFLGIENAASVQPVVAIERTVFYRERAAGMYSALPYAFAQVAIEVPYIFLQTVIYGAIVYAMIAFEWTVAKFLWNIFFMFFTLLYFTFYGMMAVGMTPNHDIAAIVSSAFYAIWNLFAGFIIPRPRIPIWWRWYYWACPIAWTFYGLVVSQFGDLENTMDNDQTVKFFLEDYFGFRHSFLGAVAGAVIGFAVLFAFVFAFSIKVLNFQRR
- the LOC131223298 gene encoding pleiotropic drug resistance protein TUR2-like isoform X4, which translates into the protein MDNTNIYRVASLRRSRNGSGLWRNTSAEVFSRSSRDEDDEEALKWAALEKLPTYDRIRKGILTGVAGEHQEIDIDKLGFQEKKNLLERLIRVAEEDNEKFLLKLRNRMERVGIENPTIEVRFEHLNIKADAYIGNRGIPTLLNFTVNIVEGFLNNLHILPSRKKPVSILHDVSGIIKPCRMTLLLGPPGSGKTTLLLALAGKLDSDLKVSGKITYNGHGMDEFVPQRSSAYISQHDLHIGEMTVRETLAFSARCQGVGTRYEMLTELSRREKAANIKPDPDVDVYMKASSLEGQEESVVTDYILKILGLDICADTMVGDEMLRGISGGQKKRVTTGEMLVGPAKALFMDEISTGLDSSTTFQIVNSLRQTIHILGGTALIALLQPAPETYDLFDDIILLSDGQIVYQGPREHVIDFFESMGFKCPDRKGVADFLQEVTSRKDQQQYWARSGEPYRYVPVKDFSDAYQTFHVGRRLGAELSAPFDKSKSHPAALTTSKYGISKKELLKANIAREWLLMKRNSFVYIFKMAQLFVIALIAMTVFLRTKMSHDDVTDGNIYMGALFFALVTLLFNGFAELSMTIAKLPVFYKQRDLLFYPPWAYALPSWILKIPVTFAECAVWVGMTYYVIGFDPNVGRMLKQYLVLVLISQMASGLFRVLAALGRDMIVANTFGSFAQLVIMTLGGFILARSDVKKWWKWGYWSSPLMYAQNAIAVNEFFGNKWKHIPTGSTKSLGIQILEGRGVFTKSNWFWIGCGALLGYVVLFNGLFTWALGYLNPLGNSQAVLSEEALKEKHANRTGETDGLAISAASSDTTDGPNKSKKKGMVLPFAPLSITFDNVIYAVDMPQEMKAQGLDDRLVLLKGVSGAFRPGVLTALMGVSGAGKTTLMDVLAGRKTGGYIEGDIKISGYPKKQETFARISGYCEQNDIHSPHVTVYESLLYSAWLRLPGDVDLNARKMFIEEVMELVELNSLRGALVGLPGVNGLSTEQRKRLTIAVELVANPSIIFMDEPTSGLDARAAAIVMRTVRNTVDTGRTVVCTIHQPSIDIFEAFDELFLMKRGGEEIYVGPLGHQSCHLVKYFEGINGVSKIKEGYNPATWMLEVTSMAQEGILGINFTETYKNSDLFRRNKALINELSAPPPGSKDLFFTTQYSQSFVTQCMACLWKQHMSYWRNPPYTAVRMLFTTFIALLFGTIFWDLGTKTTRRQDLFNAMGSMYAAVLFLGIENAASVQPVVAIERTVFYRERAAGMYSALPYAFAQVAIEVPYIFLQTVIYGAIVYAMIAFEWTVAKFLWNIFFMFFTLLYFTFYGMMAVGMTPNHDIAAIVSSAFYAIWNLFAGFIIPRPRIPIWWRWYYWACPIAWTFYGLVVSQFGDLENTMDNDQTVKFFLEDYFGFRHSFLGAVAGAVIGFAVLFAFVFAFSIKVLNFQRR